Proteins encoded in a region of the Manis javanica isolate MJ-LG chromosome 15, MJ_LKY, whole genome shotgun sequence genome:
- the IL31 gene encoding interleukin-31, producing MVSHTGPARLALFLLCCMGTLLSSHMVLTHRLSPRDVRKIILELQPLSKKLLQDYLNKEMGVPESSRYPLPCFASDSQQPHIINSRAILPYFKAIRPLLNNTDISEIIQQLDKLKFHHARETKISVPTDTFQCKRFILTILQQFSMCVERTLKSMNSGAQ from the exons ATGGTCTCCCACACAG GACCTGCCAGACTTGCCCTGTTCCTGCTCTGCTGCATGGGGACCTTGCTGTCCTCCCATATGGTACTCACGCATCGGCTATCACCCAGGGACGTACGAAAAATCATTTTGGAATTACAGCCCTTATCTAAAAAGCTTTTGCAAGACTAT CTGAATAAAGAAATGGGAGTGCCAGAATCCAGCCGTTACCCGCTGCCATGCTTCGCCTCTGACTCCCAACAGCCACACATCATCAACAGCCGGGCCATCCTGCCTTACTTCAAGGCAATCAGACCATTATTAAATAACACTGATATCAGCGAAATCATACAACAGCTTGACAAGCTCAAATTTCATCATGCACGAGAAACAAAAATTTCTGTGCCCACGGATACCTTTCAATGTAAAAGATTCATCTTGACTATTTTACAACAGTTTTCAATGTGTGTGGAACGTACATTGAAATCAATGAACTCAGGAGCCCAGTAG